The proteins below come from a single Prolixibacter sp. NT017 genomic window:
- the tnpA gene encoding IS200/IS605 family transposase, giving the protein MRESTYIHKSHNVSVLMYHFVCPAKYRRVVFSDEVDQSLKNICLEIEKRYSIYFLEIGTDNDHVHFLVQSVPTQSPTQIIKILKSITAREIFRQHPEVKKQLWGGEFWTDGYYVSTVGKHGNEDIISKYVREQGVEKEYKALHKAQQLALF; this is encoded by the coding sequence ATGCGTGAAAGTACATACATCCACAAATCCCATAATGTATCGGTTTTGATGTATCATTTTGTATGCCCAGCAAAATACCGACGAGTCGTATTTAGTGATGAGGTTGATCAAAGTCTGAAAAATATTTGTTTGGAGATAGAAAAACGTTATTCAATATACTTTTTGGAAATAGGAACCGACAATGACCATGTACATTTTTTGGTTCAATCAGTTCCGACTCAGAGTCCAACACAGATAATCAAGATATTGAAAAGCATCACAGCAAGAGAAATATTCCGACAACATCCTGAAGTAAAGAAACAATTATGGGGAGGGGAGTTTTGGACTGATGGTTATTATGTAAGTACAGTAGGAAAACATGGCAATGAAGACATTATCTCGAAATATGTCAGAGAACAAGGTGTTGAAAAGGAGTACAAGGCATTGCACAAAGCTCAGCAGTTGGCTCTCTTCTGA
- a CDS encoding mechanosensitive ion channel family protein, whose protein sequence is MKPIEYFLISAAILVGAVLFSKIVRMLITRSFKRAAKRIQLDPTNYNFLKNGISFLIFLLAVIGIFFIIPGLRTLGSTMLAGAGIFAAAMGFASQQAFSNIVSGIFIVIFRPFGVGDFIKLSDTHYGTVEDITLRHTVIRNPENRRVIIPNSVISSETILNSSIADAKICSQVEFDIAYHSNIDDAIALIQDEAMKHPNLFDNRTDEEKEDGEPEVRVRVIELGNWYVRLRAYLWAEDNGKAFVMKCDMLKRVKERFDQEGIEIPYPYQNLIHHNSQQEVNA, encoded by the coding sequence ATGAAACCCATTGAGTACTTCCTGATCTCTGCGGCCATCCTGGTGGGGGCTGTATTGTTTTCGAAGATTGTCCGGATGCTGATCACCCGTTCGTTTAAGCGGGCTGCTAAACGCATCCAACTCGATCCGACCAACTATAACTTCCTGAAGAACGGAATTAGCTTCCTCATCTTTCTGCTGGCGGTTATCGGTATCTTCTTCATCATTCCCGGTTTACGCACATTGGGAAGTACCATGCTGGCCGGTGCCGGTATTTTTGCGGCGGCCATGGGTTTTGCATCGCAGCAGGCATTCTCCAATATCGTGAGTGGCATTTTCATTGTTATTTTCAGACCGTTTGGTGTTGGCGATTTTATCAAACTCAGCGATACCCACTATGGCACCGTCGAAGATATTACGTTGCGGCATACCGTTATCCGGAATCCGGAGAACCGGCGCGTCATTATTCCCAATTCCGTGATTAGCTCGGAAACCATCCTCAACTCGAGTATTGCCGATGCTAAAATCTGCTCGCAGGTAGAATTTGACATTGCTTACCATTCGAATATTGATGATGCTATTGCATTGATTCAGGACGAAGCGATGAAACATCCCAATCTGTTCGACAACCGGACAGACGAAGAGAAAGAGGATGGAGAACCCGAGGTGCGTGTCCGTGTCATTGAATTAGGAAACTGGTACGTACGATTGCGTGCTTACTTGTGGGCCGAAGACAACGGCAAAGCCTTTGTGATGAAATGCGATATGCTGAAAAGAGTCAAGGAGCGTTTCGACCAGGAGGGCATCGAAATTCCGTACCCGTACCAAAACCTGATTCACCACAACTCACAACAGGAAGTGAATGCGTAG
- a CDS encoding cysteate synthase — translation MANFTKTEYYLESLCCGTRFNDGNWELSCPENETPSLIRAIYAQKQLRVREELPGLYKYADWLPINRVLDGSGAPVTYKSEGFARELGLENLYITFNGYWPEKGAVMNTGSFKECEAYSVCARTNYNEDKTMVVASAGNTARAFARVCSENKIPLLLCVPSDNMKALWFNEPIDPCVKLIATESGGDYFDAIHLSNIACEMDIFFPEGGAKNVARRDGMGTTVLSAVTTIGQIPDYYFQAVGSGTGAIAAWEANLRFIEDGRFGSNKMKLMVSQNAPFTPIKDAWEAGSRKMLPMDDVVARKQVEEIDAKVLSNRKPPYGISGGLYDAMKDAGGEVLAVTNEEADLASTLFELNEGIDLEPAAAVAAASLIQAVEAGKLEKDAIIMLNITGGGIQKFQKENKIQFMKPDLVFPVDPDPRMVKEQLQELFLQV, via the coding sequence ATGGCCAACTTTACCAAAACAGAGTATTATCTTGAATCGTTGTGTTGCGGCACCCGGTTCAATGATGGTAACTGGGAATTGAGCTGTCCTGAGAACGAAACTCCATCCCTGATTAGGGCAATATATGCGCAAAAACAATTACGTGTACGTGAAGAACTTCCCGGCTTGTACAAATACGCCGACTGGTTACCCATTAACCGGGTACTGGATGGTTCCGGGGCACCTGTAACGTACAAAAGCGAAGGATTTGCACGTGAGCTCGGATTGGAGAACCTCTATATCACCTTCAACGGTTACTGGCCGGAGAAAGGTGCAGTGATGAATACCGGCAGTTTCAAAGAGTGTGAGGCATATTCGGTGTGCGCCCGGACCAATTACAACGAAGACAAGACCATGGTTGTGGCTTCCGCCGGAAATACAGCCCGTGCATTTGCCCGTGTTTGTTCGGAAAATAAAATCCCGTTGTTATTGTGTGTCCCTTCCGATAACATGAAGGCGCTTTGGTTCAACGAACCGATTGACCCGTGTGTGAAGCTGATTGCTACCGAATCGGGAGGCGATTATTTCGATGCGATTCATCTGTCGAACATTGCCTGCGAGATGGACATTTTCTTCCCGGAAGGAGGAGCGAAGAATGTCGCCCGTCGTGATGGAATGGGAACAACAGTTCTTTCAGCCGTTACCACTATCGGGCAAATACCGGATTACTATTTTCAGGCAGTGGGAAGCGGAACCGGAGCTATTGCAGCATGGGAAGCCAACCTGCGTTTCATCGAAGACGGACGTTTTGGTTCGAACAAGATGAAGCTGATGGTTTCGCAGAATGCACCGTTTACCCCGATAAAAGATGCGTGGGAAGCCGGTTCGCGGAAAATGCTGCCGATGGACGACGTTGTTGCCCGAAAACAGGTGGAAGAGATTGACGCGAAAGTGTTGTCGAACCGGAAACCTCCGTACGGAATTTCAGGTGGCTTGTATGACGCCATGAAAGACGCCGGAGGCGAGGTACTGGCTGTGACGAATGAAGAAGCTGATTTAGCCAGTACATTATTTGAACTGAATGAAGGTATCGATCTGGAACCGGCTGCAGCAGTAGCGGCAGCCTCACTCATTCAGGCCGTTGAGGCAGGGAAATTGGAGAAAGATGCGATCATTATGCTGAATATCACCGGTGGTGGTATTCAGAAATTCCAGAAGGAGAATAAAATTCAGTTTATGAAACCGGATTTGGTTTTCCCGGTTGACCCGGACCCAAGAATGGTGAAGGAACAACTTCAGGAACTGTTCTTGCAGGTTTGA
- a CDS encoding cation:proton antiporter, whose translation MDTLLITGIILLSGYVFGQVFHRIGLPRVTGYIVAGIVLNPRIFFIVPDVFPLHVRPITDLCLAFITMEVGTSLTMPKLQQLGRSIISIAFAESIMAFLLVGTVLYLFLYLTGFDMGAAYLLSFSVLVASLAAPTDPTATLAVMHEYKARGKVTDTIMGVAALDDAICIIIYSVAINMTSSMLGDTSANLGTGLLTSLKEIIFSVGVGVVFGWIFNFLAYRLKIVSEGAYIILIIGGLAFCFGTARTLEIDGLLSAMALGLMIANFNPHRHIIKKVMQRYTEELIFLFFFTVSGMYLEFSVVSGVLSLILLFVVSRGVGKFAGVYVASRLTHRSANVRRFTIGGLIPQGGIVIGLALAVHATPEFEPFAKALLGTIMGATIIHEIVGPLLSRFSLRKAGETRPAQ comes from the coding sequence ATGGATACCCTTCTGATTACCGGAATCATTTTATTAAGTGGTTATGTTTTCGGTCAGGTGTTTCACCGGATTGGCCTGCCAAGGGTAACCGGCTATATTGTTGCCGGAATTGTATTGAATCCAAGAATATTTTTCATTGTACCTGATGTTTTCCCGCTGCATGTACGGCCGATAACCGATCTCTGTCTCGCTTTCATTACGATGGAAGTGGGAACCTCATTGACCATGCCCAAATTGCAACAATTGGGACGTTCGATTATTTCCATCGCTTTCGCCGAATCGATAATGGCTTTTTTGTTGGTTGGGACGGTGCTGTATCTTTTCCTCTATCTCACCGGTTTTGATATGGGTGCGGCGTATTTGTTGTCGTTTAGTGTGCTGGTTGCTTCACTGGCCGCCCCCACCGATCCTACCGCTACGTTGGCTGTAATGCATGAATACAAAGCCCGGGGAAAAGTGACTGATACCATCATGGGCGTTGCGGCATTGGATGATGCCATTTGTATCATCATCTATTCGGTAGCCATTAATATGACTTCTTCCATGCTGGGCGACACTTCGGCCAACTTAGGAACCGGGTTGCTGACATCGTTGAAAGAAATTATTTTCAGTGTAGGAGTGGGCGTTGTATTTGGTTGGATCTTCAATTTCCTGGCGTATAGACTAAAGATTGTCTCCGAAGGGGCCTACATTATTCTCATTATTGGTGGCCTGGCATTTTGTTTTGGAACTGCCCGTACGTTGGAAATCGACGGGTTGCTTTCGGCCATGGCATTGGGGCTGATGATTGCCAATTTCAATCCGCACCGGCATATTATCAAGAAAGTAATGCAACGATACACCGAAGAGCTCATCTTTCTTTTCTTTTTCACCGTTAGCGGAATGTATCTGGAGTTTTCCGTCGTATCCGGCGTTTTATCTCTTATTTTATTGTTTGTGGTCAGCCGGGGTGTTGGGAAATTTGCCGGCGTATACGTGGCATCACGCCTCACACACCGGTCGGCAAATGTGCGCCGTTTCACTATCGGAGGTCTGATCCCGCAAGGAGGGATTGTGATTGGATTGGCATTGGCCGTTCATGCCACACCCGAATTCGAACCTTTCGCGAAAGCACTGTTGGGGACGATTATGGGCGCAACCATTATTCACGAGATTGTTGGCCCGTTGCTTTCCCGCTTCTCGTTAAGAAAGGCAGGTGAAACCAGACCGGCCCAATAG
- a CDS encoding outer membrane beta-barrel protein: MKYRVGENDETKIADLKNTKAFGIDNKVAYIRAVVDIDYSSGDVSTLSGKREPELKTDTVFLKILVKGEASLYYYENSSLIRYFYSTSSKPIEQLIYKEYINGDKGIFRNRDFTAQLWKNVRCPETSINIIKTIQYKAKDLIDYFRNYNECVNKSYTDYTLSEKKKLFSLTITPGIEMATMSIDSRETNLIDVNFGSKFNYRIGLELNMLLPFSHNKWSIFMEPTYQHYSGHEVIERTYYLPRDVDAEYKSLEIPMGLKYSFQLNKKSFLFLRGGMVVDIPFNSTITYTNQDRLYKILSGNSFTVGLGAQYKRLSSEFRYYGNRDILSSSMSWDTKYSKLSFILGYRIL; this comes from the coding sequence GTGAAGTATAGAGTCGGTGAGAATGATGAAACGAAAATCGCAGACTTAAAGAATACCAAAGCTTTTGGAATTGATAATAAGGTAGCCTATATAAGAGCTGTCGTCGATATCGATTACTCCTCCGGCGATGTTTCGACATTATCCGGAAAACGGGAACCTGAATTAAAGACCGATACCGTATTCTTAAAAATCCTGGTTAAGGGAGAAGCATCGCTCTACTACTATGAAAACAGTAGTCTTATCCGTTATTTTTACAGCACGTCAAGCAAGCCGATAGAGCAATTAATCTACAAGGAATATATCAACGGTGACAAAGGAATTTTCAGGAACAGAGATTTTACGGCACAGCTATGGAAGAATGTCAGGTGTCCTGAAACTTCTATTAATATCATTAAAACCATCCAATATAAGGCAAAAGACCTGATCGACTATTTCCGTAATTACAATGAGTGTGTAAACAAGTCTTATACCGATTATACGCTATCGGAAAAGAAAAAACTTTTCTCCCTGACGATTACACCTGGCATTGAGATGGCAACCATGTCAATTGACAGCCGCGAGACGAACCTGATTGATGTGAACTTTGGAAGCAAATTCAACTACCGGATTGGACTGGAATTGAATATGCTCCTCCCATTTAGTCATAATAAGTGGAGTATTTTCATGGAACCGACCTATCAACATTATTCAGGTCACGAAGTAATTGAAAGAACCTACTACCTGCCGAGAGATGTAGATGCTGAATACAAATCGCTGGAAATACCGATGGGTTTAAAATACAGCTTCCAACTAAACAAAAAGTCGTTTCTTTTCCTCCGGGGAGGTATGGTTGTCGATATTCCGTTCAATTCCACCATTACGTATACCAATCAGGACCGCCTCTACAAAATCCTTTCGGGAAATAGTTTTACCGTAGGCTTAGGTGCGCAATACAAACGACTGAGTTCTGAATTTCGGTATTATGGGAACCGCGATATTTTAAGTAGCTCTATGTCCTGGGATACCAAATACAGCAAACTGTCTTTTATTCTTGGGTACCGGATTCTTTGA
- a CDS encoding VOC family protein — translation MRIDHIAYRVRDRFETARFFTEGFGYTIDPELPDGFEIKFDDGSTAKCLVLLPPEKLKSGIPWDIPGGDGLEYHMAPEIFISDGQNHSVVEEWVASKNGGIGGVHHIAYQVESVEAKMKEFKEKGLMEFTTDEPIRCEGLTQVFTKPTPFTGIIYEFIEREKHGFCQDSVKFLMESTRDLK, via the coding sequence ATGAGAATTGATCACATTGCTTATCGCGTTCGCGACCGCTTTGAGACAGCACGATTCTTTACGGAAGGATTCGGTTACACAATCGATCCGGAATTACCGGACGGTTTCGAAATTAAGTTTGACGATGGCTCGACTGCCAAGTGCCTGGTGCTGCTGCCACCCGAAAAATTGAAAAGTGGCATCCCCTGGGATATTCCCGGAGGTGATGGGTTGGAATACCATATGGCACCCGAAATCTTCATTTCCGACGGCCAAAACCATTCGGTGGTTGAAGAGTGGGTAGCCTCGAAGAATGGTGGAATTGGCGGCGTTCACCACATCGCCTACCAGGTGGAATCGGTGGAAGCTAAGATGAAAGAGTTCAAGGAGAAGGGGCTGATGGAATTTACAACCGATGAGCCCATCCGCTGCGAAGGCCTGACACAGGTTTTCACCAAACCCACGCCCTTTACCGGCATCATTTATGAATTCATCGAACGGGAAAAACACGGCTTCTGCCAGGACAGTGTTAAATTCCTGATGGAAAGTACCCGCGATTTGAAATAA
- a CDS encoding DUF1080 domain-containing protein, whose product MKKIGILLAAVALFSGFMLPSKSISLFNGKDLTGWTVYGTEKWYVDNGELVCESGPDKEYGYLATDKHYKNFDLTLQFLQESNGNSGVFFRSTIEGTKITGWQCEVAPPGHDTGGIYESYGRGWLEKIPDEKEDILKMGEWNTLRLRVVGPTVETWLNGKKMVKLTDEKIGKANGSIALQIHAGGGIKVRWKNIELKELP is encoded by the coding sequence ATGAAAAAAATAGGAATACTACTGGCAGCGGTAGCGCTGTTCAGCGGATTTATGCTGCCTTCCAAAAGCATTTCTCTTTTCAACGGGAAAGACCTGACCGGATGGACGGTTTACGGAACCGAAAAATGGTATGTCGATAACGGCGAGCTGGTTTGCGAAAGCGGTCCCGATAAGGAATACGGTTACCTGGCCACCGATAAGCATTACAAGAATTTCGATTTGACGCTTCAGTTTTTGCAGGAGAGCAACGGCAACAGCGGCGTTTTTTTCCGGTCGACCATTGAAGGAACCAAGATAACCGGCTGGCAGTGCGAAGTTGCTCCTCCGGGACACGATACAGGTGGAATATACGAATCCTACGGACGTGGATGGCTGGAGAAAATTCCGGATGAAAAGGAAGATATTCTGAAAATGGGAGAGTGGAACACGTTGCGTTTGCGCGTGGTTGGCCCAACAGTGGAAACCTGGCTCAACGGAAAGAAAATGGTGAAACTGACAGATGAAAAAATCGGGAAAGCCAACGGTTCCATTGCGTTGCAGATTCACGCCGGTGGCGGAATCAAAGTGCGTTGGAAAAATATCGAATTAAAAGAACTACCATAA
- a CDS encoding DUF1080 domain-containing protein: MKKSLVLIAFGIGLIFAGCQSTQKKQTKTENVEVEETTCAGQAGCASDCLSKHETEALNTLTAQEKADGWQLLFDGKTLNGWKGFAGNDISQGWVVRDGSLMSLGKGGDIGGDIITDKQYENFELKLEWRISHGGNSGILYGVIDDPKYGAVYYTGPEYQLLDDVGFPEKVEEWQLTGANYGMYTADKSKKKLQMVGGPAFNTARIIVNGNHVEQWLNGEKVVEFERWTDDWNKRKNEGKWKDYPDYGMAKVGHISLQDHGSYIWFRNIKIREL, from the coding sequence ATGAAAAAATCACTTGTTCTGATCGCCTTTGGTATCGGCCTGATCTTCGCCGGATGCCAGTCAACTCAAAAGAAGCAAACAAAGACCGAAAACGTCGAGGTTGAGGAAACTACCTGTGCCGGTCAAGCCGGATGTGCGTCTGATTGCCTTTCGAAACACGAAACCGAAGCCTTGAATACACTGACCGCTCAGGAGAAAGCCGATGGTTGGCAATTGCTCTTCGACGGAAAGACGTTGAATGGATGGAAAGGTTTTGCCGGCAACGATATTTCCCAGGGATGGGTGGTTCGTGATGGTAGCCTGATGTCGCTTGGGAAAGGCGGCGATATTGGTGGTGACATCATTACCGATAAGCAATACGAAAACTTCGAACTCAAGCTTGAATGGCGAATTTCTCACGGTGGCAATAGCGGTATTTTGTATGGTGTGATTGACGATCCAAAGTATGGCGCCGTGTATTATACCGGTCCCGAATACCAACTGCTCGATGATGTCGGTTTCCCGGAAAAAGTGGAAGAGTGGCAGCTGACCGGCGCTAATTACGGAATGTACACGGCTGATAAATCGAAAAAGAAACTGCAGATGGTTGGGGGTCCTGCTTTCAATACGGCCCGTATTATCGTGAACGGCAATCATGTGGAGCAGTGGCTGAATGGTGAGAAGGTAGTCGAGTTTGAGCGTTGGACCGATGATTGGAACAAACGCAAGAACGAAGGGAAATGGAAAGATTATCCGGATTACGGAATGGCGAAAGTCGGCCATATTTCTTTGCAGGATCACGGTAGTTACATCTGGTTCCGGAATATTAAAATCCGCGAACTTTAA
- a CDS encoding lipopolysaccharide assembly protein LapB, translating to MNEKLKQAALCLIFLLAFYLPATGQNDDLAYLLYQGKTEQVINRLQPKLEAGKLAPESLLLLAQAYQKEKRYSDVLDVLKKGPETVQSLSLQAEAYSMLGNLPAAVTVYTKMLTTDPDNSEAQVDLGKLYLQLDRDLDALYIFKDLATRDSTNFLFRRLYALSCYRTDRITDAVDNYKWVIEKNPDDLASLLNLVNILQQHKFYGPAIDYIENALEHFPDNLLLKKKAGELNFLAKNYEKAVDYYQYVLPADSSYIVKKYYGISLFFERKEDQSLELLQRCYQKVKTDDMVAFYIGLCLKRKAEYKQSAHFLETAIKLATPGYLSDFYHHLADVYDRDRRFQDAIDGYKKALEYDSTRTLVLFDMATTYEEFNNNKTIALGYYQAYLKRMGDSDNPNVDYALKRIRRIKEDLFMDQ from the coding sequence ATGAATGAGAAACTGAAACAAGCAGCTTTGTGTCTTATTTTTCTCCTTGCTTTTTACCTACCGGCTACAGGACAAAATGACGACCTGGCTTATCTCCTTTATCAGGGAAAAACAGAACAGGTGATTAACCGCTTACAGCCAAAGCTTGAGGCGGGAAAGTTGGCTCCGGAGTCATTGCTTTTGTTGGCGCAAGCCTACCAGAAAGAAAAGCGATATAGCGACGTTTTAGACGTTTTGAAGAAGGGACCGGAAACTGTTCAATCTTTATCGTTGCAGGCCGAAGCCTATAGTATGCTCGGAAATCTTCCGGCAGCGGTTACCGTTTACACAAAAATGCTCACGACCGATCCTGACAACAGCGAAGCTCAGGTGGATTTAGGAAAACTCTACCTGCAACTCGATCGTGATTTGGATGCATTATACATATTCAAAGATTTAGCGACCCGCGATTCGACAAACTTTCTTTTTCGCCGGCTGTATGCATTAAGCTGTTACCGGACTGACCGGATTACGGATGCCGTTGACAACTATAAGTGGGTTATTGAGAAAAATCCCGATGATCTGGCTTCCTTGTTGAATTTAGTCAATATTCTGCAACAGCATAAGTTTTATGGGCCTGCCATTGATTACATTGAGAATGCGCTGGAACATTTCCCGGATAATCTTCTTTTGAAGAAGAAAGCAGGAGAGCTGAATTTTTTGGCAAAGAATTACGAAAAAGCGGTAGACTACTACCAGTATGTATTGCCCGCTGATTCTTCCTATATCGTGAAAAAGTATTATGGCATTAGCCTGTTTTTCGAGCGAAAAGAAGATCAGTCTTTAGAGCTTCTTCAAAGGTGTTACCAGAAAGTGAAAACCGACGACATGGTGGCCTTTTACATCGGGTTATGCCTAAAGAGAAAAGCCGAATACAAACAGAGCGCCCATTTCCTGGAAACAGCCATCAAACTGGCCACGCCCGGCTACCTGTCGGATTTTTATCATCATTTGGCCGATGTGTACGACCGCGACCGGCGTTTTCAGGATGCTATTGATGGTTATAAGAAGGCACTCGAATACGACTCAACGCGCACACTGGTATTGTTCGACATGGCTACCACGTATGAGGAGTTCAATAACAACAAAACCATTGCGTTAGGATATTACCAGGCATACCTCAAACGCATGGGCGATTCCGACAATCCCAATGTCGATTATGCTTTGAAGCGTATCCGGAGAATCAAAGAAGATCTTTTTATGGATCAGTAA
- a CDS encoding M56 family metallopeptidase, which translates to MNTYINFITESGISLGLLTLVYFFFLRKETFFRLNRVYLIVSAIFSGILPLLHIPVFLNSASSNLALIASGPRVLEAVDVYGGAGTDTSGIFLSLPLIGLIYFSGILFFTLRFTWKLGQMVLLVRSGEKRKYKGLTIVRLGFETSAFSFFRWLFVGRDFKFGTEESNHILKHEMVHIRQRHSVDVLLLELVVLVQWFNPFIWYLRRAVRENHEFLADALVVNKGISPVRYKAMLIEQVTGIQLQVANNFNYSLLKSRMKMISKIKSPRWAGYKYLIGLMTMLLLVVVFACEKTSEPSTEQVAIKSAKVDSQPLMILDEVTVTKAVMDTLNPKSISHIDVVKSKESLTPYAKKYGQDRVKDGVILIYTKGFLNEPTETAVEKNASITGQNASDNNAEYKGDPVFFIVDKMPEFPGGDLALRKYIAANIHYPKDAQEKGVQGKVYVNFIVTKTGAVGGAKIARGISPSLDAEALRVVNNLPQWTPGTQRGEPVNVQFTVPINFVLQ; encoded by the coding sequence ATGAATACGTATATTAACTTCATAACAGAATCGGGAATAAGCCTCGGCTTACTTACCCTTGTCTATTTCTTTTTTCTCCGCAAAGAGACGTTTTTCCGGTTAAACCGCGTGTATCTTATCGTATCAGCTATCTTTTCCGGTATACTTCCATTGCTTCACATTCCGGTATTCCTGAATTCGGCATCGTCCAATCTGGCATTAATTGCCAGTGGACCGCGCGTACTCGAAGCCGTAGATGTGTACGGTGGAGCCGGAACCGATACATCCGGGATATTTCTTTCATTGCCTCTCATCGGTCTGATATATTTTAGTGGCATTCTCTTTTTCACGCTGCGTTTTACCTGGAAGCTGGGCCAGATGGTCTTGTTGGTTCGCAGTGGCGAAAAACGCAAATACAAGGGCCTGACCATTGTCCGTCTGGGATTTGAAACATCAGCTTTTTCGTTTTTTCGCTGGCTTTTTGTTGGCCGCGATTTCAAATTCGGAACTGAGGAAAGCAATCATATCCTGAAACACGAGATGGTGCATATCCGGCAACGGCATTCCGTCGATGTTTTATTACTCGAATTGGTCGTTCTGGTACAATGGTTTAATCCATTCATCTGGTATTTGCGCCGAGCTGTTAGGGAAAACCACGAATTTCTGGCCGATGCGCTGGTGGTTAACAAGGGCATTTCGCCTGTACGTTACAAAGCCATGCTGATTGAACAGGTGACCGGCATTCAGCTTCAGGTTGCCAATAACTTCAATTATTCCTTACTAAAAAGCAGAATGAAGATGATTTCAAAAATAAAGTCCCCTCGTTGGGCCGGATATAAATACTTAATTGGATTAATGACCATGCTGTTGCTGGTTGTGGTTTTTGCTTGCGAAAAAACGTCAGAGCCATCCACTGAGCAAGTTGCTATAAAATCGGCGAAAGTTGATAGCCAGCCGTTGATGATATTGGACGAAGTTACAGTTACAAAAGCTGTGATGGATACTCTGAATCCAAAATCAATTTCTCATATTGATGTGGTCAAGAGCAAAGAATCTTTGACTCCATACGCAAAAAAATACGGTCAGGATCGGGTGAAAGATGGTGTTATCCTTATTTATACAAAAGGTTTTTTGAATGAACCCACTGAAACCGCTGTAGAGAAAAATGCCAGTATAACCGGGCAAAATGCCAGTGATAATAATGCAGAATACAAGGGAGATCCTGTATTCTTCATCGTAGACAAAATGCCTGAATTTCCCGGTGGTGATTTGGCACTTAGAAAATATATTGCTGCCAATATTCACTATCCGAAAGATGCTCAGGAGAAAGGAGTTCAAGGCAAGGTTTACGTCAACTTCATCGTTACCAAAACAGGAGCTGTGGGAGGAGCAAAGATCGCTCGTGGCATTTCTCCTTCGCTGGATGCTGAAGCATTGCGGGTTGTAAACAATTTGCCCCAATGGACACCCGGAACCCAAAGAGGAGAACCCGTGAACGTACAGTTCACAGTGCCAATCAATTTTGTATTACAGTGA
- a CDS encoding BlaI/MecI/CopY family transcriptional regulator: protein MKELTRAEEQVMQLLWDMDKAFVRDIIDEMPDPKPAYNTVSTIVRILEKKGFVDHKAYGKSHQYFPIVSKKEYTRSFGKRFMRNYFDGSFKEMVSFFAREDKLDIHDLDDLLEEVRREIDNNDEKTS, encoded by the coding sequence ATGAAAGAACTGACAAGAGCAGAAGAACAGGTGATGCAACTACTGTGGGATATGGACAAGGCGTTCGTACGCGATATCATCGACGAAATGCCGGATCCTAAACCAGCCTACAATACCGTTTCCACCATCGTCAGGATACTGGAGAAAAAGGGTTTTGTCGATCACAAGGCATACGGTAAATCGCACCAGTATTTTCCCATCGTCAGTAAAAAGGAGTACACCCGTTCGTTTGGGAAGCGTTTTATGCGGAACTATTTCGATGGTTCATTCAAGGAGATGGTTTCCTTTTTTGCCCGGGAGGACAAACTGGATATTCACGACCTGGATGACTTGCTGGAAGAAGTCCGGCGCGAGATAGATAACAATGATGAAAAGACATCATGA